CTTCGCTGTCCACCGCACTGCTAGTCACCTTGAACGCCATCTCTCCACCTCCCTGTCATTCAGGCGGCCTCAGGGTCCGGCCTCCGCCCCGCCCGCCGCCGTCGTCCAATATGCACCAATCCGGCCGGAGTCGAGAGCCTCCGGCTTCCTCCGGCCCCCGCGGCCGGATTCCGCGGCCCGCCCGTGGAGGATCAGGTCCGCTGCAGCAGGAGCCCGGTCAGGTAGCCGCCCTGCGGATAGGACAGCAGCACGGGGTGGTCGGGGGCCTGTCCCATCCGGGAGATGATCCTGAGATCCCTCCCCACGTCCGCCGAGGCAGAGAAGACGATCTTCTGGAACAGCTCCTCGCCCACCAGGCCCGAGCAGGAGAACGTGAACAGCAGCCCTCCGGGCTCGAGGACGGACATGGCCTGCATGTTGACGTCCTTGTAGGCGCGGGTGCCTCGCTGGAGCGCGTCCTTGCCGCCGACGTACCTGGGCGGATCGAGTATGACGGCGCCGAAGGAGGCCCCCTCCTCCCGGTACCGCCTCAGAAGGGCGGGGACGTCGGCGTCTAGCATCGGGTACCTGTCGCCTCCGAAGCCGTTGAGCTCCATGTTCCGCGACGCCGTCTCCAGGGCTGGGCGCGACGAGTCGATGCTCGTCACGGTCGAGGCGCCGCCCATGGCCGCTGCGACGCTGAATCCACCGGTGTAGCAGAAGCAGTTCAGGACGGATCTGCCTTCCATGTAGCGCCGGCTGTCCATCCTGTTCAGGGCCTGGTCGAGGTAGAAGCCGGTCTTGTGGCCGTTCCTCACGTCGACGAGCAGCCGGGCGCCGCCCTCGTCGACCTCGATCTCGACGGGTGGCTCCTCCCCTGCGAGGAGGCCGTGCCGCTTGTCCATCCCCTCCTTCTTCCGCGCATCCGTGTCGCTTCGCTCCCACACCCCCCTGGCGCCCGTGAGCGCCATGGCCTCGTCCACGATAAGATCCTTCAGACCGTCGATGCCGAGAGTGAGGAACTGCATCACGAGGAAGCCGGCGTACCAGTCGACCACGAGGCCCGGCATCAGGTCGGAGTCAGAGTGGACCATCCGGTAGGCTCCGCCCGGCTCCGGGAAGGACGGCAGCGCGCGCCTCAGCTCGAGCGCCCTCGCGAGTCTCCTGCGCCAGAAGTCATCCCCCGGTTCCTCGCCGCGGTCCCACGAGAACAGGTGGACGGCTATCTCCGATGCGGGATTGTAGAAGCCCCTGGCCATCCAGGCGCCGTCCGGCCCCACGACGTCGACGACATCCCCGGGAGAGGCTCCCGGATCCACATCCTGGATCGCTCCGGAGTAGACCCAGGGATGCCTGTTGAGGATGCTCTTCTCCCTGTCACGCCTGATCCTGCATGCAGCATGGTTCATCACGGGGGGCACCTTTCCCCGGCCTCCGCCGGGCTCTTCGCGGGTGTGCAGCCGGCCGGGGGGAGCCGGGCGCAGAGCGCCCTCCCCGGCATCGAGCGGGCGGGGATCGGATGCCCGGGATTCGAGCCCGGGATCAGTTCTCCAGGAGGAAGTATCTCAGGCCCAGGCCGGTGTAGCCCCTGCTCTCCACCGAGGGGAGGACGGCCTTCATGACTTCGAAGGCATCACCCAGGAGGGTCGTCTCGGAGAACATCACGGTGACCTCGACGGGCCTGCCTTCGATGTCGCGGTTGTCGAGCCTCCGCTGGACCTGGGTGAGGACGCTGTCGAGCTTGGCCTGGTTGTATTCGCCGCCTGGCAGGGCCGAGGTGATCTCGATCGAGAACTCCTCCACCCGGCCCACCAGCCACTGGTCGGTGAAGAGGACCTTCATGCCGACGGGACGCGTCGGGGAGGAGTCGGGCATCACCGACTGGACAACCAGGGGCAGCCTCTCGAACTCGGTCATCCCCTCGTCGGACCACATGCAGAGCCCGTCGAGATCGAGGTTCGCCTGGTCGCCTTCGCGGTTCTTCATGTCGATGTAGACGACGAGAGGCTTGATGGGCACGGAGGCCGGGGCGATGAACGCGACAGTGCTGCCCTCGGGGATGAGGCTGAGGTTGAGGTTGGTATGGGGCTCCGCGCTCGTGCCCTCTGCGTTGAGCTGGTACACGATGTCGCTGCCTACCCTGATCGGGAGCGAGTCGAGAGGGACATCGGGTTCCATCGAGGAGGATGAGTCGGCCGAGAACCCGGTGGAGACGTTCTCGGCCCTGTCGAACGAGACGAGGATGACGGTGCAGAGGATCAGCCCGAGGACGCTCAGACCTATACCCGCAAGGCCGGACTTCTTGTGGGGGATTACCACGAGATGGTCGGGCCCCTCGATCCTGATGGGGATGTCGAGGGTCTTCTGCAGGGGTTCCCTCTGCTCCTTCAGCGGCCGGTTCTGATATTCGAGATCGAACCCGCAGTTGCCGCACTTCCCGGTGCCTCTGTCTCCGTTGTCGTGGCCGCAGATACGACAGAACATCACTCAACCCCCGGGTGGTCAGTAGCGACGGCGCCATCCCGCCAGAATCTGGCAAAGAACTCCCAGTCTATGTTCCAAGCATACGCCGATCGAAGGCTGTCTACAAGTCCGGCAAGCACCTCCTCGCGCCTCGCGGAGTACAGCATCGGCACCAGGGCGTCCCGCGACTCCTCCAGGGTGGCCTCCCTCTCGGGGATGACCTCCTCGAGCCTGACGAAAACGAGCCCGCCGGTTCCTACGGAGCACGACAGGACCTGTCCGGGAGCGAGGGAGAAGGCTCCGGGGCCGACCTCCGCGGGAAGATCGGACATCTCCAGCGGTCTCGTGAGGGCCGATCCGGCATCCTCCATCAGGGCCGCGGGAACGGTGAATGCCCCCGGGTCGGCGAGCGGATCGCCTCCGGCGGCGAGCAGCGTCGAAAGGGCCGAAGCCTGCGCGCCCGGCGTGGCGTATACCAGCCTGAACACGCGCTCCTCGGGCATCAGGAGCATGTCCCTGTTGTCGTTCCAGGCATCCTGCATGTCCTGATCGGTGATCAGGATCCTCGGGCCTGCGACGGTCTCGAACCATGCGTCGAGGAGAACCTGTTCCTGCGCATCCCGGATGTCAGGACCCACGACGGGGTGCTCGTCGAGGCCGAGTTCGACCGCCCTGGCCGCCATGATCTCATAGAGGCCCAGCAGGTGGCAGTAGTCCGTCACCCATGCGGTGTCGCCCGCTGTTCTGGGAAGGTTTTCGGGCAGGTCCCTGATGTTGCACGCGAGAGAGATGACGCTCCTCTCCCCTCCGTCCCACGAAATGGCCGTCATCCGGGCCTCCGACTCCGTGTAGGGGGAGAAGTGCCCGACAGGGTCGAGAGCATGCGACGCCACCAGCCCGGCAGCGGAGGAATCCACCCGCAACCCCCGGGCCTGCACGAGGCTGTCCTCCAGGATGTTCCTGTACTCCTCGGACATGTGGGCCCAGATGAAGTCCCTTATCCGGCCCTCGGCCTCCTCGAACGGGGGAGGTTCCACGGCCAGGACCGAGTCCAGCCTGAGGAACCTGAAGCCGGACGGGGTGGAGGCGATGCGCGAGATGTCACCGGGGGCGAGGCCCGCCAGGAGGTCTCTGTCGACGCCCACAAGCCTCGTCCTGTCCGTGGGTCCGCAGCGACCCCGGGTCGGCCTGTCCTGCATCAGGGTCGTCGAGGATGCTGCGAGTGCCCGGGCGTCGGCTCCGGCCGCCACCAGGGCCCGGAGGCTGTCCGCAGTCAGGCTGTCGTCCGCCTGTATGGCCGTGAAGACGAGCTCTTCGCCCATGCGGTCGTAGAAGGACCGTATGGAATCCTCGGGGACTTCGACCGAGCCCAGCTTGTACTGGAGGTAGATGTACTGCAGCCTGGTCCTGGCGGCGTCATGTACGGCGCTCGCGATCTCGGGATCTTCATCCAGACCCCTGGCGCATGCGTCTTCGAGGATGAGGAGCCGGTCGACCGCATTCTCGGCGAACGCTGTCACGGAGACGGAGTCTCGCTCGATGTTCTCGAGGATCGCGGCGGCATCATCGTAGGAGAGGACCCTGCCGCCGGCCGACACGGCCGCCGGCGCCTCCTCCCGGCCGCAGGAGAGGAGGAACATGACTGTCGGAATGAGCACGTACCGCATCGCAGCTCCCCCCGGAGGGCGGCATGGCCTGGTTGGTGTTGCCGAGACGAAACAGGTTAATGTAGTTTCGTCCGGGACCTGTCAACACCGGAGGTGAACCCTCGATGCACCCCGTCATGCTCGCCGCGCTCACGGCCGCAGGTGCAGCCGCGACCCAGCCCTCACCCTCGTGGAGGACGGGCATGCAGGCCGTCGACGCCGAGACCGGCGAAGTCCTGCTCGACTCCAGGGCCGACGAGCTCTTCAGGCCCGCTTCCACCGTCAAGCTGATCACCACGCTGCTGGCCTTCCGCACGCTCGGCCCCTCCAGCATCATCGAAACCGACATCCTCGCCGACTCTGCCGGATCGACCATCTACATCGTGGGCGCAGGGGCGCCCCTCATCGAGCCGGACGACATCGAAAGGGCCGCGGTGGAGACAGCGTCGGCCCTCCGGGGAGGATCCTGGGATCTCGTCTTCGACACATCCGCCTTCGCCGACTCGAACCGGTGCCCTGGCTGGGATCAGGACGACTGGTCGCGGGTCTACTGCCCGCCGGTGGAGGCCCTGACCCTAGGTGACAACGTGCTCGAACTCGTCCTGACGTCCGATCGGAGCTCCGTATCCGTGGAGGAGTATCCGGAGCTGCCAGGGCTCGAGCTCAGGGGCTCGGTGGCCGTGGGAACGGCCAGGGACTGGGAGCCCACGGCGAGGCCGGAGGGCTGGGCGACCTCGGAGCCCGTGATCACGCTCGGGGGCACCATGCCTCCGGACACCACGGTCGTCGTCTACGTGCCGTTCGCCGGCGCCCCGCGGCAGTTCGCCGAGGTATTCGCCAACGAGCTGGAGACCAGGAACCTCAGGGTGACGTCTGTGGGAGGGGGACGGGTCCCCTCGGACGAGGAGCTCACGAGGGTCGCCGTCATCAGATCTCGGCCGGTGTACGAGATAGCCGCCCAGATGAACAAGTGGAGCATGAACGTGGTGGCCGAACTCCTGCTGAGGGCCTCCGCGGACTCGCACCCGGGCGGGGAGGCCACGACCCGGGCGGGATGCGACATGGCCGGGCGGATGCTCCAGGAGCTGCAGGGCGTCGACGGAGCACAGTTGGCCGACGGATCGGGCCTCTCGAGGTTGAACATGATCAGCCCTTCGCAACTCGTGAGCGTCCTGCTGGACGGTGCGGGGTCGCTCGAGTGGGGGCCGGAGTTCCTGGCCTCGCTCGCTGTCAACGGAGTCGACGGCACGATGGCCTCGCGGCTCTCGGACCTGCCGCCGGGGGCTTTCAGAGGCAAGACGGGCTCCCTGGGCGACACGGCCTCGCTCGCGGGGATCCTCAGGACCTCGGGCGGCCGCACGATCGCCCTGGCGATCATGTGCGAAGTGCCCCAGGGCGCTGTACATTCCGCCAGGAACTGGCAGGACGGGGTGGTCAGGGAGCTGTACGCCTGCTACTGAGTGCCGGCCGGCCCCCGGGCGGAGTGCCGGGTTCCGGTCAGCCTGAGGCGGAGGGGGGTGACGAGGGATTCGAGCATGACCCTGGCGGAGATCTTCGACTCTCCGTGCTCCCTCTCCACGAAGACTATGGGTACCTCCCGGATCGAGAGCCCCGACCTCCAGGCCCTGTGGAGCATCTCGACCAGGAATGCGTAGCCCCCGGCATGTTTCCTGCCGGACAGGATCGACTCCAGCCTTTCGGCCCTGATGCCCCTGAAGCCGCTGGTGCAGTCGGAGAAGGGCATCCCCGTGACGGCCCTGATGTAGGAGTTGGCGGAATAGCTCAGGTTCAGCCTGAGGATCGACCAGTTCAGGACGCTCACGCCCCGGATGTACCTCGAGCCCAGAGCCATGTCGTGATCATCGAGAGCCTCGTCCAGCCCGCGGAGATGCACGGGCTGGTGGGAGAGGTCGGCGTCCATCATGAACACCCGCTGCCAGGAGCCCTTCTCGATCACCTGCCTGAAGGCGGCCTCGTAGGCCCTGCCGAGCCCTCTCTCGCCCGATCTCTCCATGAGGGCGACACCGGGGTCGGATGCGGCCAGGGCCTTCACTGCCTGCGCCGTTCCGTCCGGGGACGAGTCGTCGACGAAGAGCATGTCGAAATCGCACGCGTCGCGGACCGACCGGTGCAGTTCCGCGACGTTCTCTCTCTCGTTGTAGGTCGGGATTACGACGAGCCTGTCGGACATCCCGTCAGCTCTTGACCCGTTCGATGTAGGTATCCGTCCGGGTGTCGACCCTTATCTTCTCCCCCTCCTTCAGGAAGAGGGGAACCTGTACCACGAGACCCGTCTCGAGGGTCGCGGGCTTCGAGCCGCCGCTGGCCGTGTCGCCCTTCAGCCCGGGGTCGGTCTCGACGATCAGCAGGTCGACGAAGGTAGGGGGTTCGATCGAGATGGGCTCGGATCCGTTGAAGAGCACCTCTAGCCTGCAGTTGTCGACCAGGTAGAGGGCCGTGTCGCCGACCACCCGGTCGTCGAGGATGATCTGCTCGAAGGTGTCGGGATCCATCACCACGAGGCCCTCCTCGGTGCGGTAGAGCATCTCGAAGGTTCGCCTCTCGAGCCTCACGTCCTTGACCTTCTCGCCGGAGCGCCAGCTCCTGTCCAGGACCTTACCGGACTGGAGCTCGCGCAGCCTGGTCCTGATGAAGGCCGGGCCCTTGCCCGGCTTCACGTGCTGGTACTCGAGCACGAGGAAGAGCACGCCATCTACTTCGATTACGACACCCTTCCTGAGGTCCGTGGTCCAGATCATCTCGAATCCTTCCGGCTTCTCATGCCTTGATCATGCCCGGAACGAGTTCCAGGGCCAGCCTGTATCCAGCAGTCCCCGCCCCGCAGATGAGGACGTCGGCTGCGCGTGCGGTGACCAGTATCCTGCGCTCGGGCTCCCTTGCCATCACCTGGCTGAGGTGCACCTCGATGACCGGGCCGTCGAAGCCCTCCATCGCGTCGTGTATGGCCATCGAGCCGTGGGCGTATCCGCCCGGGTTGATGACCAGCGCATCCAGCCTGCCCGAGGCGGCCCAGACTGCGCTCACGATGCCGCCCTCGCTGTCCGACTGGATCGATTCAACGTCCATCCCGAGATCATCCGCCCAGGCCTTCACGGAGGCCGTGAGCTCCCGATAGGTCGCCGTCCCGTACTGTGCGGGATCGCGGCGGCCCAGGGCTCCGAGGCTGGGCCCGTCCACGACGAGCACCGAAGGCCTGGCGCCCCTCACTTCTCCTCCTGCCGGTAGGGTTCGAGGAAGAGTTCGGCCCGCTCCTCGGGGGAGAAAAGGTCGAAGAGGCTTCTGGGCTCCCGCTTCAGGCCCTGGGCCGCCCTTGGTTCGGGAGCGTGGGCGGGGGCGGGGGAGGGAGCCGCCGGCCTTGCTTCAGGAACGGCCATGCCCTGGCTCCTGAGGATCCGCTCCATGCGTCCGGTCTGTGGGAACGGCGCCGGGGCGGCCTCTTCTCCGGAGACGGCCTGTCCGGGTTGCGACGAGGCTTCGGGCGCCGGCGCCGTGGAAGCCGCCGGCTCCGTCGGAGGAGCTGTTTCGGGTTCGGGAGCGGAGGCCGGTTCCGCTGCCCGTGCCGGCACGGGTTCGGCGTCCCGTCCGGGAGCTCCTGCCTCCGACCGGAGCGGAGCCGCGGGTATGTCAGCCTCCGCCTGCCCGGGGGGAGGTTCAGTTTCGGCCGGGAAGGCCTGCTCGACGGTGACCGCAGGTTCCGGCGCAGACGCGGGTTCCGGCGATGGAGGCTCGGAGCCGGCCCCGGCAGGGCTTTCGGCCGCGAAGGCATCCTCGACCGGGGAGGCCGTCTGCACCGGGGGAGACTCCGGTTCGGCCGCGAAGGCCTGCTCCAGGGTGACTGCAGGTTCCGCGACGACCGGCCCGGAAGCCGCGGCAGGAATGGCCGAGGGCACCGCGACGGCTTCGGGTGGCGCGACCGCTTCTTCACCTGACGGGACGGGCGCGGGTTCAGGGGCCGTCCTCTCTTTCCGCTTCGCCTCCTCGAGCTGCTGCTGTGCCTCGGGGTCGCCTGGATTCTCGAACACATAGTCGCCGAAGAGCTTGACTGCGTCGCGATACCTGCCCTCGACCATGGACATCTCGGCCAGGTTCTTGAGGGCCACCAGATTGAACGGATCCGTCTTCAGCACTTCCTCGAAGGCCGAGCGGGCCTCCTGCATGTCTCCCGTGCCCCTCAGGCAGCGTGCGATGACCATCCGGATGGAGTTGTTGCCAGGCCAGTCCTTCTGCCCCCGGCGGGAGACCTCGAGGGCCTCGTCGTTGCGCCCGGCTATCCTCAGCCTGTCGGCCAGCCTCGCGCAGACGACCGGAGATGGATTAGCGATCCAGTCCTCGTAGAGCTGCCGGATCTCGGCCTCCAGAGACTCAGCCATCCTGTTCCTCCACGGCGAAGGTCCCCATGAGGATCCACCCTTCGCGCACGTATGGCTCCTTTTCGGCGTCGGGATTGAAGATCTCGGCGTCGAGCAGGAAGGACCTGCCTGCATCCTGGAGAACATAGCTCGTGAACCCGCCTGCGTTAAGATGGTGCGGGTTGATCCATGCCCCCGTGAGCCTCCAGCCCGTCATGCCCCCCGTCGAGAGGGGAAGTGCTTCGAGCCTCGAGCGGTCGACCGAGTCGGCGGAGGCGTCGTAGAAGAACCTGCGGGCCATGTCCTGCCGCCAGGCAACGGCTCCGTCGGCATCCAGCGCCTCGAGGCCCTCGACCCAGCGGATGCTCAGGATCAACCGCCCGTTGTCGGACACCGGGCGCTGGAACTGGACGAAGCCGTCTTCCGGGATCCACTCGGAGGTGGCGTAGGACCTTGGTACGTTCATGCGGAAGCCCAGAGCGGCAAGGCTGTCCATCCGTTCCGGGCTCGTCATGGAGGTGCTGACGAAATCCTGGAAGAGCCAGTCCCGCAGATGCCGGTCGTACGCGGCTTCGAGGCTGTCGGCGACGGCATCCGGACCGGCTGACCCGATCACCGTGCCGAACACCCTCTGGCCCCGGGCCCAGACATCCCTGGCGCCCGCCACGGGCCCTCCGCCCCGGAGTTCGCCCGGCAGGCCCTGCTCGTCGGCAGCCAGGAACAGGATCGTCCTCCTGTTGCGCAGGGACCCGGTGAACTCGCTCGAGGAACAGAAGGAGAACGAGAAGACAGGCTCTGGGTCGATGGTGGTGACGGTTCGCTGGTACAGGCCCGTGAGGCTGTCCGCCGCCTGCTCCTCTCCGTCGGGATACACCACGAGGACACCCTTGAGCGGGCCTTCGGCCTCCCTGGCGCATCCAGCCGCGAGGAGGAGCGCCAGGAGCATCGAGGCTCCCGGAAGGGGCTTCATCTCCCTCTCCGGGAGAACAGCGGGAACACCGTCCGGGCGACACCCAGAACGAGCGGGAGATATCTGATGACGCCTGCGGCCACCGAGCGGGTCCCCTCCCGGTTGATCACATCGACCGCCGACGTGATCGTACCGGCCGTCCTCGTGAGTTCGCGCCCCGTCCTGTCGAAGCTCTCGAGAGTCGACCCTATCCTGGGGAGGAGGGCCGAGACATCCCTCTGGAGCCTCTCGACCGAGGCTTCGAGCCTGCCCAGCGTCCTCTGCGCCTTGACGGCGGATGCCACGACCATGGCGATCGCGGTCCAGAGGCCGACGACACCGATGAGAACAATGATCTCGAGAGCGCCCATGTCTCCCCTCCGGTTTCCGGTGTCCGCGATCCGGCCGGGCGGGTCAGCGCCAGGCCTGCTGCGTGCTCCGCCATACTATTATCTGCAGCCGGCTCTTCAGGGAGTGATGCGAGCGCCAGCGCCGAGGCGGCAGCGCACTGTGTTCTCCAGCAGCATCGCGATCGTGAGGGGCCCTACGCCGCCGGGCACAGGCGTGAGGAGTGATGCGCGCGCCAGGGCCTCGTCCGCCCGGACGTCGCCCACCGGCCTGCCTTCCGCGTATGTCGTACCGACATCGACCACGACGGCACCCTCCCTGATCCAGGAGCCCCCGACCATGCCCGGCACGCCGGCTGCGGTGACGAGGATGTCGGCCGTCCTGCAGAGGCCCTCCAGGTCCTTCGTCCGCGAATGTGCGATGGTCACGGTGGCGTCTGCGGCCAGGAGGAGGGCGGCCATGGGCCTGCCGACGATGATGCTCCGGCCTATGACGACGGCTCTGCTGCCGCGCGGGGAGATGCCGGCATCCGCGAGCAGCCGCATCACGCCGGCTGGGGTGCACGGCACGATGCACTCCTCGCCGCGCCAGAGCCGGCCGACGTTCTCGGGATGGAATCCGTCCACGTCCTTGCGGGGATCGACGGCCGCGGCCACGGCCGATGGGTCGATGCCCTGCGGGAGAGGGAGCTGGCAGAGGATGGCATCCACCGAGGGATCGCCGTTGAGCGCCGCGATCCTGTCCAGGAGGGCTTCCTGCGAGGTGCCCGATGGAAGATCGACGAGGATGGACGTTATGCCCGTGCGTTCGCAGGCCTTCTGCTTGGACCGCACGTATCCCCTGCTTGCCGGGTCGTCACCGACCAGGATGACGGCAAGGCCCGGAGGGGTGGCTCCCCACCGGGCCGAACTCGCAATGACGCCTGCCTCTATCCTGCGGGCGAGATCCCTGCCGGACAGCAGTGCGCCCACGGGCTAGCCTCCGATTATCTCGGTGATCTCCACATTCGTGAGGTCCTGTCTGTGGCCGGTGCGCTTCTCGTGACCCTTGCGCCTCTTGCGGTGGAAGACCGTGACCTTGGGTCCCCTGCCGTGGGAGAGGATGCGGGCCCTGACCGAAGTGGCGTCGAGAACGGGGTTCCCGATGCGGACGCCGGCGGTGCCGGAGACGAGCATCACCCTGTCGAAGGAGACGTCTTCACCCTCGCCGCCGGGGAGCTTCCCGACCGAGAGCTTCATGCCGGGCTCGACCCTGTACTGGAGTCCACCCGTCTCGATTACAGCGTACAAGATACACCTCCGCAATCAATCCTGTGTCGAAACAACCGCGTTTATAGGTCCGGGGGCGGCTCATGGTCAACCCGTCGCCACCGGTGCTACTGAAGGAACTCCTTCGTGATCTCCTCGTGCGAATCCAGGGAGTAGACCCTGAACTCGTCCACCCGGAGCCGCTGGTCCTCGTGAAGCTCGATTTCGAGCCTTGCCTTGCCTGTCAGGTACTCGAACCTCCTGCCGTCCTCCTCCATGAAGTAGGCCGCGAGCTCGGGATGGACCGATATTACGAGGCTCTTGTGGGTCTTGCGGGCCGAGACCCTCTCCAGGAGGCGTTCGAGCCTGATGGATGCCGAGAGGGGCGAGAGCACCCTCCCGCTGCCCCCGCAGCGGCTGCAGGGCTCGGACAGGGACTGGGCGAGGCTCGGCCGCACGCGCTTGCGGGTCATCTCCACCAGCCCCAGAGAGCTGATCTGGCAGGTCTTGGTCGGCGACCTGTCGCGCCCCAGCTCGCTCCTGAGGCAGTTCAGCACCTTCTCACGGTGGTCCTCGGTGTCCATGTCGATGAAGTCTATGACTATGATGCCGCCGATGTCGCGCAGACGGAGCTGCCGGGCGACCTCCTTGGCGGCCTCGAGGTTCGTCTTGAGGATCGTGTTCTCCTGGCTCTTCCTGCCCACGTAGCGCCTGGTGTTGACGTCGACCGCCACGAGAGCCTCGGTCTGGTCGATGACGAGCGCCCCGCCGGACTTGAGCTCGACCTCCCGGTCCGTGATGCCGGTCATCTCCTGCTCGATTCCGTAGTGCTCGAAGATCGGGGTCCTGCCCCGGAAGAGCCTGATCTTGCCGGCCAGCTCCGGCGAGAGCTTCTTGAGGTAGTTCCTGGCGGCTGTGTAGACTTCCTTCGAGTCCGTTACGAAGAGCGTCATGTCGGTGGACACGAGGTCGCGGATCGTCATCGTGACCACGTCGTGCTCCTGGTGCAGGAGCATGGGCGCACGCGACTTGACTGCCAGTGCGCCTATCTCCTTCCAGCGCTCGACGATCCTTTCTATGTCGGCCTTGAAGGCCTCCTCGCTCTGGTCGGTCCCGGCGGTCCGGGCGATTATCCCGAATCCCTCGCTGCTGACCTTCGTGACGATCTCCCTGAGCCGGGAGCGCTCCTTCCTGTCGCCGATCTTGCGCGAGACCCCGGCCACGGGATCTCCGGGCATGCTCACCACGTACCTGCCGGCGATGGAGATCCTGCTGCTGACCCTGGCCCCCTTGGTGCCGATCGGTTCCTTGGTGACCTGTACCAGCACCTCCTGGCCGCGCTTTATCAGGTCCTCTATGGGCCTGCCGGTCTCCTCGGCGGTCAGCGGCTTCTCGTCGACGAGCGACTGGGCGAAGCCCTTCGCGTCGACGACGCCCGTCCTCACGTCGGACACGTGGAGGAAGGCGCTCCGCTCCATACCGATGTCCACGAAGGCCGCCTGCATCCCGGGCAGGACGGCGTTCACCCTTCCGAGGTAGATGTTCCCCACGATCCGCTTCTCGTCGGATTTCTCGACGATAAGCTCCATCAGGCGCCCGTCCTCCATGACCGCTATGCGCGTCACGTCGGGATGGGCGTTGACGATGAACTCGATCTTCAAACCAGATCAACTCCTTCATGCATCGACAGCAGCGGGACGGGGCATCCGTCGAGGGTGCCGCAGATCCCGGTCCTCCTGACCAGGAGCCGCATTTCACCCATGTCCGTCGCTGCCGCAAATATCCTGTCGGGTCGCGAGGCGGGGCTTCCGAGCGCCGCCACGACATCGATGGAACCATCATCCCCGGCCTGGAGGCCAGCAAGCCCCTCCGCATCGCGGAGGAGAACCTCCGCATCCGGGGCATGCCTGCCGCAGAAAAGCCGGTACGAAGCGGTCACGGCCTCGCCCTCGGGCGAAGGCATGCGCCCCTCGACCAGCCTGGCTCCGGTCACCGTGAATCCGGCGGGCAGGAACCGTCCCAGGTCGAAGGGATCCCGCAATGTGAACCCCTCTGCGAGAAGTATGTCAATATACTCGCTCACGCTCTCGAAACCGAGTGGCAGGGCGGGGCCGAACCTCAGGCGCGGCCTGGTGACATGGCCCCGGGTCGTCGCGACGAGCAGGCCGGAACGCCTCGCAGTGCGCATCCACAGGCGCGTGAGGTCGAGCTGCGAAGTGAACCTGGAAAGCCCGGCCCGGCCGAAGCGGACTCTCAGAGTCGCCGCAACGGCATCCGTCGTACGGGATGCGGCCCCTCCGGCAGCCCCGCGGGACGGGGCCGGCGCACCCGCGGCGGCGGGGAGGGGATCCGTCGCCCTGCGGCCGGCCGGATCGGCCGAAATCGCGCATGCTCCGCAGGAATGGCACCCCGACTCCCTGCAGTCCGGCGTGGGGATTCCCTCGAGGAACCTCCGGTGCTCCTCCCTGAGGAACTCGACGGAGGACCCGGCCTCGACGAACGACCACGGAGGGTCGGTCGACGGATCCGTACCCTCCCTGAGCCTGTCGATCAGCTCCGGCCGCCCGTCGGCGCACGAGGTCCACAGGTCGCGCTTGAAATGCTCGCGCCATCCCTCGAATCCGGCCCCGAGCGAGAGCGCCTCCTCCATCAGGGCGGGCGTCGCGGAATCGTCACCCAGGCCCAGGAGCCCCTCGAGGAACGCGACGTCGGGATCGTTGGACCCGACCGTGAAGCGCCTCGCCATGGAACGAACCAGCGATATCCTCCGCCTCACCTCTCCGGGCTGGAGCTGGCCGCACCACTGGAGGGGAGTGTGGGGCTTGGGGATGAACGGTGAAAGAGAGATCGACACTCCGCCACCCCTCCTTCCGGCCCTGGATGCGGCGCGAGCGGCTTCGGCCGAGAGATCGGCGATCGCC
This DNA window, taken from Candidatus Fermentibacter sp., encodes the following:
- a CDS encoding peptidyl-prolyl cis-trans isomerase encodes the protein MRYVLIPTVMFLLSCGREEAPAAVSAGGRVLSYDDAAAILENIERDSVSVTAFAENAVDRLLILEDACARGLDEDPEIASAVHDAARTRLQYIYLQYKLGSVEVPEDSIRSFYDRMGEELVFTAIQADDSLTADSLRALVAAGADARALAASSTTLMQDRPTRGRCGPTDRTRLVGVDRDLLAGLAPGDISRIASTPSGFRFLRLDSVLAVEPPPFEEAEGRIRDFIWAHMSEEYRNILEDSLVQARGLRVDSSAAGLVASHALDPVGHFSPYTESEARMTAISWDGGERSVISLACNIRDLPENLPRTAGDTAWVTDYCHLLGLYEIMAARAVELGLDEHPVVGPDIRDAQEQVLLDAWFETVAGPRILITDQDMQDAWNDNRDMLLMPEERVFRLVYATPGAQASALSTLLAAGGDPLADPGAFTVPAALMEDAGSALTRPLEMSDLPAEVGPGAFSLAPGQVLSCSVGTGGLVFVRLEEVIPEREATLEESRDALVPMLYSARREEVLAGLVDSLRSAYAWNIDWEFFARFWRDGAVATDHPGVE
- the efp gene encoding elongation factor P, translated to MIWTTDLRKGVVIEVDGVLFLVLEYQHVKPGKGPAFIRTRLRELQSGKVLDRSWRSGEKVKDVRLERRTFEMLYRTEEGLVVMDPDTFEQIILDDRVVGDTALYLVDNCRLEVLFNGSEPISIEPPTFVDLLIVETDPGLKGDTASGGSKPATLETGLVVQVPLFLKEGEKIRVDTRTDTYIERVKS
- a CDS encoding class I SAM-dependent rRNA methyltransferase; this translates as MNHAACRIRRDREKSILNRHPWVYSGAIQDVDPGASPGDVVDVVGPDGAWMARGFYNPASEIAVHLFSWDRGEEPGDDFWRRRLARALELRRALPSFPEPGGAYRMVHSDSDLMPGLVVDWYAGFLVMQFLTLGIDGLKDLIVDEAMALTGARGVWERSDTDARKKEGMDKRHGLLAGEEPPVEIEVDEGGARLLVDVRNGHKTGFYLDQALNRMDSRRYMEGRSVLNCFCYTGGFSVAAAMGGASTVTSIDSSRPALETASRNMELNGFGGDRYPMLDADVPALLRRYREEGASFGAVILDPPRYVGGKDALQRGTRAYKDVNMQAMSVLEPGGLLFTFSCSGLVGEELFQKIVFSASADVGRDLRIISRMGQAPDHPVLLSYPQGGYLTGLLLQRT
- the dacB gene encoding D-alanyl-D-alanine carboxypeptidase/D-alanyl-D-alanine-endopeptidase yields the protein MHPVMLAALTAAGAAATQPSPSWRTGMQAVDAETGEVLLDSRADELFRPASTVKLITTLLAFRTLGPSSIIETDILADSAGSTIYIVGAGAPLIEPDDIERAAVETASALRGGSWDLVFDTSAFADSNRCPGWDQDDWSRVYCPPVEALTLGDNVLELVLTSDRSSVSVEEYPELPGLELRGSVAVGTARDWEPTARPEGWATSEPVITLGGTMPPDTTVVVYVPFAGAPRQFAEVFANELETRNLRVTSVGGGRVPSDEELTRVAVIRSRPVYEIAAQMNKWSMNVVAELLLRASADSHPGGEATTRAGCDMAGRMLQELQGVDGAQLADGSGLSRLNMISPSQLVSVLLDGAGSLEWGPEFLASLAVNGVDGTMASRLSDLPPGAFRGKTGSLGDTASLAGILRTSGGRTIALAIMCEVPQGAVHSARNWQDGVVRELYACY
- a CDS encoding polyprenol monophosphomannose synthase, with product MSDRLVVIPTYNERENVAELHRSVRDACDFDMLFVDDSSPDGTAQAVKALAASDPGVALMERSGERGLGRAYEAAFRQVIEKGSWQRVFMMDADLSHQPVHLRGLDEALDDHDMALGSRYIRGVSVLNWSILRLNLSYSANSYIRAVTGMPFSDCTSGFRGIRAERLESILSGRKHAGGYAFLVEMLHRAWRSGLSIREVPIVFVEREHGESKISARVMLESLVTPLRLRLTGTRHSARGPAGTQ